GCACCCCGGCTACCGCTCCGTCTGCCCCGGCAGCGCCTGCAGCGGCATCCTCCTCGTCAGACAAGAAGTAATCGCACAGGCGCGCCGGATTTCGGTTTATGATGCGGCTTCGGTTTATGGAGCGGCTTCAGTTTTATGGCAGCGGCTTCAGATGAATCTCGCGAACCAGCTCGCTCGAAACCACCTCCGTGCTCTCCGCCCTCATCTTGAGCACCTCTGCTCTCTTCTCGGGCGAGCCGTACACCTTGGCAACAATCGGCTCGGCCAGATCCGCGGACGTATCCAGTGCCGCCATATTCTTAAAGAAGATCACATACATCACATCCCACTTCTCCGGCCCTTCGAAGTTGACTGAGGTGTAGATCGAGTATCCCGTGATAATGCCAGCTGCCTTTTCGGCCTCGAAGACCTTAGGGGCATAAGCAAACGCCTCGTAAAACTCCTTCGTCTTCCCGGGCAAAATCCGGAGCTTCACCGCCCGAGTGACTCCGGCATGACTGTAATACTGTTGTGCCAGCCCGCTGAGCGGAGCAGCAGTGAGTACCAAAGCGACGAAACAACGTGCGAACGCCTTCATGGTCGTACCTCATAGTTTTTGTGTGTGGGGACCCGCCCGAAGCTTACACCTAATTTGCGATTTTGAACTCTCCGTTTCACTCATCTGAAGAGTTGGATCGCAGCAACAAGCTAGCCTTTTCCGGTAAACCAACCTCTGCATTCGATTACGGCAAGCTCCCTGTCATCGGCATCCGCGCAAGATACTCCTTCGCGCCACTGGCAACTTCGGCTATCCTCGATCTAACTCCACGTCATCGTTCCAGCCAACAGCAGCTCTGCCTCGATCATCCGGCAACGCTTCAGCATCCGCATCTCCGTTTCCAACGACGCAAGAAGGGTCAAGCACAATGGAGCAAGTCGCCGAATCCGAAGCCTCCCTCGTTCGAGTCCCCGGTCTACGCGCGAACATCCTTTCGCCGATGGAAACCCTCGCCCAATCCATCTCCACCATCGCGCCCACAACCACACCGACCATGACCATCCCCCTGGTCTTCGTCCTCGCCGGCAACGGAACCTGGCTCGCCTACCTCTTCGCCACCGTCGCCATCCTGCTCATCGCTCTCTGTATCAGCCGCTTCGCCCGTTACACCTCCTGCTCCGGCTCGCTCTACACCTACGCCACCTCATCTCTGCCGCCATCCATCAGCGGCATCGCCGGCTGGGCACTTTTGCTCGCCTACATCGCTACGGGAGCCTCAGTCGCAGGGGGCTTCATCAACTACGCCAACGTCTTCCTCCTCTCGATCACCGGCAAGTCAGCCCCAACCTTCCTCCTCGCGATTCTCTGCGTCGGCGTCTCCACCTTCATCGCCTATCGTGACGTGCAGGTCTCCGCCCGCCTCATGCTCTGGATCGAAGCCACCTCTGTCGCGCTCATCGCCATCGTGCTCGCGCTCCTGCTCTGGCGCAACGGCCTCCACATCGATCACGCCCAACTCCACCTTCAAGGCGTCACGCCCTCAGCCGTCCGTCTAGGCGTCGTCCTCGCCCTCTTCAGCTTCGTCGGCTTCGAGAGCGCCACCACCCTCGGAGCCGAAGCCTCCAATCCGCTCCGCACCATTCCCCGCGCCGTCATCCAGAGCGCCGTCTTCACCGGGCTCTTCTTCATCCTCTGCGCCTATCTCGAAACCCTGGGTATGCACACCGCCCACCAGAACCTCGGCGAATCCACCGCCCCCATGCGCGTCCTCGCCACACTGGCCGGTGTCACGCCCCTTGGCCCCTTCATCGACCTCGGCGCTCTTGTCAGCATGTTCGCCTGTACCCTCGCCTGCATTACTGCGGCCGCACGCGTGCTCATGCGCATGGGCCACAACGGCCTGGTCCCCCAGCGACTAGGACTGGCCCACCGCAAAAACGCCACTCCAGGCTCAGCAGTCGTCGTCTCCGGAGTCTTCACCGCGCTTCCTGTGACGATCCTCGCTCTCCGCGGCGTCGCCGGAACCGATATCTATGGCTGGATGGGCTCTCTCGCCGTCTATGGCTTCCTCACCACCTACGGTCTCGCCGCAATCGCGCTGGGCCTCTATCTCAAGCGCAACCACCACCTCACCAGCGCTTCGCTGATCCTCTCCATCGCCACCACGCTCGCCATCGTCCTCGCAATCGCCGGAACCCTCTATCCGGTCCCCGAGCGTCCTTACAACTGGCTGCCGTACGTATACCTCGTTTACATCCTTGCCGGCATTGCATGGTTTGGCTTTACCACGCGTCGCCAATCCTCGGCAATCTAAAGCCACGCAGACAGAGGAGACCCTCGCCGGTTACCAACCGAGAAAAAGGTACACAAGTCACGAAGTGACCGCGCCGCGCGCAGCGGGCCCGTCCGGCAGGACCGGATGCAGCATCCTCACCGCAATGTCTTCCACCCTCTCCATCGTAATCCCATCCCTCTGCTCCCTTGCCAGCGGATGATCCTGATCGACAATCGTAAACTGCGGCCGCTGCCCAACCGGCTGTGTCTGCACGCTCACTTCAAGGTTGTAGGTATCGCCAAAGACCGGGAGCTGCGAATTCAGCCATCCCGGAAACGCTGGCTCCTTCTCCCGCCCCTCAACAACCCACAGTTCATTCGTCCGCACAAAGTTCTTTGGACTCACCTCCGCCCAGATCCCCCAGACAAACGGCTCCTCCAGTCCAATCACCGGCACCAGAATACGTCCGCGGAGATAAAAGTCCCTGCCATCGATCACACACTGGTCGGGAGTTATCACCACTCGCTGATCAAACTCCTCCGCTGGAATAGCACCCACGGCCAGCGGAGCCTTGACACTGTAACTCAACGGCAGAGCATGTCGTTCGCCGCAAACCCTGCACCCAAATCCGCTCCCTGACTCTATGCTCATCTCTCCATCATTCCATATCGAAGAGCATCTTCACGCGAGAGTGATCTCTGCCAAAGAGCCTTTACTCCTCACCGATATCCTCGTTCCAGATCTCAGGCTTCTCCGCAATAAACCCGGTCAACAGATCCGAACACTCCTGCGAATCAAGATCGATCACCTTAACACCAAGCTCCTTCAGCCACCCCACCCCGCCAGCAAAATTCCTGCTCTCCCCAACCACCAGGGTGCGAATACCAAACTGCCGAATCAGCCCACTGCAGTACCAGCAGGGAGCAAGCGTAGTCACCATCACCTTGTCCTTATAAGATCGCTGCCGGCCTGCGCGGCGAAAGGCATCGGTCTCTCCATGCACCGACGGGTCATCCTGTTGCACCCGGCGATTTCTTCCCGATGCCAGCAGCCTGCCCTCCCCATCGAACAACGCCGCACCGATCGGAACACCACCCTCGTTCCGCCCGGTGCGGGCCTCTTCCAACGCGACCTCCAGCATCGCGCGGTACCTCTCGAGCTCAGTCATCCTTACCCTTTCTCCGGTGGCGGCGGAACCTTCTTCCCGGCCCGCCGCGCCTCTGACAAACCAATCGCAATCGCCTGCTTCGGATTGGTCACCTTCTTCCCGCTGCGACCGCTCTTCAGCGTGCCCTTCTTCATCTCGCGCATCTCGGTCTCAACGTTTTTGCTGGCCGAAGGACTGTACTTCCGCCCCGGGCTTTTCTTTACTGAACTCTTCTTTGCCGGAGCCTTCTTAGCTGCCGTCTTCTTTAAAGCTGTCTTCTTACTCACTGACTTCTTTGTCGTTGCCTTCTTTGTAGTCATCGAGGTTCCTCCTCCCACTAGGAGTCCTTATGGCCACCGCACGTTGCATCAACAGTTCGTCACCGCACCTCAAACGACATCAACCAGCTTCAACTATTTCGCCTTCTTCGCCAAACCACAACTCCCATCAGCATCCCTAAAGCTGCCACACCAACAACTCTCAACGTCACTTTTCTAACCCACGAGGGAGTCCGCTCCAGCGATCCATCCTGCCACGCCGCATGCACCAGCTTTAGATCAGCCGCGAAACCAGGAATTGTGATCAAATCAAAATCCGTAACCGGCAGAGACCCGAAGATCCGTTCAGGTGCCGGCGCGCCTCCCTCCCGGTCCTTCGGAATTGCCTTGATCAGTTCATTGATCTCCGCATCGCGTGGATCATCAAACAGTGCACCATCCGCCGTGTTGGGAAACAGAGTGTCGTTCCCCGTCATCTTCCTCTCAATCGCCGCAACGCCATCCTGGCAAACTCCAAGCAGATAATACCCGCCAAACGGAAGCTCAGGCCGCGCCAGGTGCTGATGCATATACGCAATCGACATCTTCCCCGCCAGCCGCGTCACCTCCACCGCATCCGCCTGCGCGTACTCATGCGCGTGACGCCCCAGCACCCAGGACTGATCCTGCGTGTCCATCGTGCGAAACTCCGCCTTGCCGTCGATGCCGAAGTACCAACTCACATTCGCATTCACCTTCGGCCCGCGAAACTCCCACTCATATTCAGCATGGCTCACCGGAACCAGAAGCGGACGTCTCGTCCCCGGTATGCGGATCTGAGAGTCCACCCAGAACGGCATCATTACATCCTGTCCCTTGTAATGAAAGTGCCCGAAGTTAGCGAAGTAGCGCGCATCTGCCACCACCACAGTGTGTCCAGCAGCCATCAGCGCTTTCACCAAATCCTGCGGCGTCTTCACATCCTGTCCTTCAATTGTAACCACCATAGGAGCAGTACCATCCAGCCCATTCAGGCTCAGCCGGTTCAGCACATCCGCCAGCCTCTGACTCTCAGCATGCATTGGCGCAAGCGTCGCATTCGCCCCATCTCCTCGAACAACCCCGGCACCAAGCTCGCTCACCAATCCATCTGTCGTGAATCCCGGCAGCTTCGATGGGGTGTCCAGATTGACCACCTCAGCCTTCACCAGCGAATAGTCGCCAAGATCGACATAAGCTGTCAGAGCTGCTGACTCTCCCTCCTTGTCATTCTGAGCGGAGCGAAGAACCCCCGCATTTGCTTTCGTTGTTGCATTTGCAGTTGTATCCGGCGCCCCCGGATGCCGCTCCGCCAAACCATCCATCTTCTGATCTTTGGCAACCACGCGGCCAGCAACTCTCACCGTGGGATTGATCGCCTGCATCGTCCACCCGGGAAACCGGTCCAGACCCTGCCAGTCTTTCCCGAGGATCAACTCGCGAAGCCGCTTCACCAGCGCCGGCGTCATCAACGCCGGCCCCTTCTTTCCGTTCTTATCCAACTGCGCGAGCATCGCATCGGTAAATCCAGGCGTAGCCGACAACTGCCGCATCATCTGCGACAGCATCACGGTGTTCGCCGGCATCGGCTCCTCCGGCACAACATACGGAGCCTCGCTCCGGCACCCAAAAAGAGCAAGCAAAATGCTCACACACACCCCACGACAAACATTCCTCAAACACATCCGCCCATTAAACCCTAAGAAAAGATTCATGTCCTGCCGGACGGTCCCACTGCGCGTGGAGCGGTCACTTCGTGACGCGTATACCTTGATGTGGCAAGTGGAAGACAACGATCCTCCCGTTGGTCGGAGGGAAGATTGTGCCGACCAGCGGGAGGACCACGCGAAGCTTTAAAAAGGCGTGTGAACGCCCGCCCCACGCGCAGTGGGCCCGTCCGGCAGGACCTATCTTCTACCCCAACGCATCTAGCTTCTTCGTCACCAGCTCATTCAGAAGCGCCGGATTTACCTGTCCCTTCGACAGCCTCATCACCTGGCCGATAAAGAACGCAGCCACCGTCTTCTTCCCCCCGCGATACTGCTCCACCTGCTTCGCATTCGCTGCGATCACCTCATCGATCATCGCTTCAATCGCACCCGTATCCGAGATCTGCTGCGGCTTCTCCCGCTCGTACACAACAGGAAAGTCTTCGTTCTTCTCAAACGCCATATCCAGCAACTGCTTCAGCATCTTGCTCGACAGCTCCCCCGACTCCGCGAGGTCCGCCGCCATCACCACACCCGCCATCGACACCGGCGACTGCTCCAGCTCCAGCCCCGCTGCCCGCAACCGCATCGTCAACTCGCTCGTCAGCAGCGACGCCACGCGCCGAGGACTCTTCGCCTTCTTCGCCGCATCTTCAAACTTGTCCGCAAACTCACGCGTCGCCGTCAGCGTAGCCGCGTCCTGCACCGAAATCTCATACTCCGCAATCATTCGCGCTCGCCGAGCCTCCGGCAACTCCGGCATCATCTTCAGAATCTCAGCCTGCCACTCCGCACCAACCACCAGCGGCGGTAGATCCGGCTCCGGGAAGTACCGATAGTCATGCGCCTGCTCCTTACTCCGCATTGAGTAAGTCCGCCCCTCCGCGCTACTCCAAAGCCGCGACTCCTGCACCACCCGCCCACCGTCTTCGAGCACGCCAATCTGGCGCTCAATCTCATACTCCACCGCAGCGCGAATATATCGGAAGCTGTTGACGTTCTTCACCTCAGCCTTCGTCCCAAACTCTTTCGCGCCCTTCAGCATGACGCTGACGTTCGCATCGCAGCGCAGCGAGCCTTCCTCCATATTGCAATCGCTCACGCCGGTGTAG
The nucleotide sequence above comes from Tunturibacter empetritectus. Encoded proteins:
- a CDS encoding DUF6496 domain-containing protein is translated as MTTKKATTKKSVSKKTALKKTAAKKAPAKKSSVKKSPGRKYSPSASKNVETEMREMKKGTLKSGRSGKKVTNPKQAIAIGLSEARRAGKKVPPPPEKG
- the gatB gene encoding Asp-tRNA(Asn)/Glu-tRNA(Gln) amidotransferase subunit GatB, which codes for MPTLTALSPEILAKYQPVIGLEVHVQLLTKSKAFCGCVNKYGGEPNTHCCPTCLGLPGALPVLNRRAVAFAVLAAKAINCEIRETSIFSRKNYFYPDSPKGYQISQFDRPIAEHGWVEVPSFDASGAAVTKRIGVTRLHMEEDAGKSIHDGFADSVSKTYIDLNRCGTPLVEIVSEPDLRTADEVFEYLTKLKEILLYTGVSDCNMEEGSLRCDANVSVMLKGAKEFGTKAEVKNVNSFRYIRAAVEYEIERQIGVLEDGGRVVQESRLWSSAEGRTYSMRSKEQAHDYRYFPEPDLPPLVVGAEWQAEILKMMPELPEARRARMIAEYEISVQDAATLTATREFADKFEDAAKKAKSPRRVASLLTSELTMRLRAAGLELEQSPVSMAGVVMAADLAESGELSSKMLKQLLDMAFEKNEDFPVVYEREKPQQISDTGAIEAMIDEVIAANAKQVEQYRGGKKTVAAFFIGQVMRLSKGQVNPALLNELVTKKLDALG
- a CDS encoding nucleoside deaminase, which encodes MTELERYRAMLEVALEEARTGRNEGGVPIGAALFDGEGRLLASGRNRRVQQDDPSVHGETDAFRRAGRQRSYKDKVMVTTLAPCWYCSGLIRQFGIRTLVVGESRNFAGGVGWLKELGVKVIDLDSQECSDLLTGFIAEKPEIWNEDIGEE
- a CDS encoding APC family permease yields the protein MEQVAESEASLVRVPGLRANILSPMETLAQSISTIAPTTTPTMTIPLVFVLAGNGTWLAYLFATVAILLIALCISRFARYTSCSGSLYTYATSSLPPSISGIAGWALLLAYIATGASVAGGFINYANVFLLSITGKSAPTFLLAILCVGVSTFIAYRDVQVSARLMLWIEATSVALIAIVLALLLWRNGLHIDHAQLHLQGVTPSAVRLGVVLALFSFVGFESATTLGAEASNPLRTIPRAVIQSAVFTGLFFILCAYLETLGMHTAHQNLGESTAPMRVLATLAGVTPLGPFIDLGALVSMFACTLACITAAARVLMRMGHNGLVPQRLGLAHRKNATPGSAVVVSGVFTALPVTILALRGVAGTDIYGWMGSLAVYGFLTTYGLAAIALGLYLKRNHHLTSASLILSIATTLAIVLAIAGTLYPVPERPYNWLPYVYLVYILAGIAWFGFTTRRQSSAI
- a CDS encoding DUF2199 domain-containing protein, whose translation is MSIESGSGFGCRVCGERHALPLSYSVKAPLAVGAIPAEEFDQRVVITPDQCVIDGRDFYLRGRILVPVIGLEEPFVWGIWAEVSPKNFVRTNELWVVEGREKEPAFPGWLNSQLPVFGDTYNLEVSVQTQPVGQRPQFTIVDQDHPLAREQRDGITMERVEDIAVRMLHPVLPDGPAARGAVTS